One Candidatus Sysuiplasma jiujiangense genomic window carries:
- a CDS encoding site-specific integrase has translation MKQNKTDIKERKRTPNDPLTSQEANLLLRTITDFSDYALILLGLYTGMRISEIAALEEISINEQEQKIRIWDEKKDRYRDVFIPTEVLGVLRRFINTLARGKDPRLFPFSHKTIERKIQSWTEKVLGKRKSWHAIRHTYISLSRELGIPMEIVIQNTGDTAATILKYYSKPSPEFIRKTIQEKQMFEVK, from the coding sequence ATGAAACAAAATAAGACAGACATAAAAGAGAGGAAACGGACCCCGAACGATCCCCTCACTTCCCAGGAAGCGAACCTGCTGTTAAGAACGATTACGGACTTCTCCGACTATGCCCTCATCCTCCTGGGCCTCTATACAGGGATGCGGATATCAGAGATCGCAGCTCTTGAGGAGATATCGATAAACGAACAGGAACAGAAGATCCGGATTTGGGATGAGAAGAAGGACCGATATAGGGATGTTTTCATTCCAACCGAGGTTTTAGGTGTCCTGCGAAGGTTTATCAACACGCTGGCAAGAGGCAAGGATCCCCGCCTCTTTCCGTTCTCGCATAAGACGATAGAAAGGAAGATACAGTCATGGACTGAAAAGGTATTAGGGAAAAGAAAGAGCTGGCATGCAATCCGGCACACTTACATTTCACTCTCAAGGGAACTCGGGATCCCGATGGAGATAGTAATTCAGAATACAGGTGATACAGCAGCCACAATTCTCAAGTACTATTCCAAGCCAAGCCCCGAGTTCATCCGCAAGACCATACAGGAGAAACAGATGTTTGAGGTGAAGTGA